A section of the Longimicrobiales bacterium genome encodes:
- a CDS encoding DUF1028 domain-containing protein, with protein sequence MVLRSPRTQPLVILFAALLFGLLPTAASATWSVIAVDARTGRIVIASATCVAQGRFASFGEQGATGLMDIQAIVVPGIGVAAAQAGVDGSRQNQWMIYRQIQAGTDPAEIIEMLRADPAIERRQFGIVDMRGRAAGFSGRGNGSASLDIQSTVPQTSIHFSIQGNILASDDVVRRAVAAFVSAGPSLADRVMAAMEAADAAGGDSRCTCESAPVLDDVPCEGKTAHVAYITEALSSDPNGDSFNDGDYHMYLRATDEDITPQENANPVKTLRMRYDAWKAERESGA encoded by the coding sequence ATGGTACTCCGCAGCCCACGCACACAGCCCTTGGTCATCCTCTTCGCGGCCCTGCTTTTTGGGCTTCTCCCGACAGCCGCTTCAGCGACCTGGTCAGTCATCGCTGTGGATGCGCGCACGGGGCGCATCGTGATCGCTTCGGCGACGTGCGTGGCACAGGGCCGCTTCGCCAGCTTCGGCGAACAAGGGGCCACGGGACTCATGGACATTCAGGCGATCGTCGTACCGGGGATCGGAGTTGCCGCCGCCCAAGCGGGGGTGGACGGCTCTAGGCAGAACCAGTGGATGATCTACCGTCAGATCCAAGCCGGGACCGACCCGGCGGAGATTATTGAGATGCTGCGGGCAGACCCCGCCATCGAGCGGCGGCAGTTTGGGATCGTGGACATGCGCGGACGCGCCGCAGGCTTCTCTGGCCGCGGCAACGGCTCCGCGTCCTTGGACATTCAGAGCACTGTACCTCAGACGTCCATCCACTTCTCCATCCAGGGCAACATCCTCGCCTCAGACGACGTCGTGCGCCGCGCGGTGGCGGCCTTCGTATCTGCCGGCCCGTCCCTAGCCGATCGCGTGATGGCAGCGATGGAAGCCGCCGACGCAGCCGGAGGCGACAGCCGCTGCACATGCGAAAGCGCGCCTGTTCTCGACGACGTTCCCTGTGAGGGCAAGACCGCTCACGTGGCGTACATCACGGAGGCGCTGTCCAGCGACCCTAACGGCGACTCCTTCAACGACGGCGACTACCACATGTACCTACGCGCCACGGACGAGGACATCACGCCTCAGGAAAACGCGAACCCGGTGAAGACACTGCGCATGAGATATGACGCATGGAAGGCGGAGCGGGAATCCGGAGCATGA
- a CDS encoding aminotransferase class I/II-fold pyridoxal phosphate-dependent enzyme yields MEVCPTSALIPEAQHRQGNDPIFELNTEAAQRAANGESILNATLGALTDEGGRLAIMPTVGRAFESISSSAAAGYAPISGVPAFLDATIQDVFAGTGLASSAVAVSTPGGTGAVYQAMMNFLAPGQSALTTSYFWGPYQVIAAHAGRGVTTFNMFDSSGRLDLQALRAGIETHAKEQGRVFLILNFPCHNPTGYSLDADEWTDVASAVREVAAQVPTAVMLDAAYLRFAGEDGSPWLDAVPSMLDGATVMVAWTASKSFAQYGARIGSLIALNHEADERERLQNALGYSCRATWSNCNHLGQLAIGKLLSDPDLKVAADAERSTLRRMLQDRVDVFNAEATGRLHVPRYDGGFFVSVFTPDAQVTAAAMRELGVYIIPLDGAVRVALCSTPVTAVPPLVEALEAGVEAAQATD; encoded by the coding sequence ATGGAGGTCTGTCCGACCAGTGCTCTGATCCCCGAGGCGCAGCATCGCCAAGGGAACGACCCGATCTTCGAGTTGAACACTGAAGCCGCCCAACGCGCCGCCAACGGCGAGTCGATCCTGAACGCCACCCTGGGGGCATTAACGGACGAAGGGGGCCGCCTGGCCATCATGCCGACCGTCGGCCGGGCCTTTGAGAGCATTTCGTCCAGCGCCGCGGCAGGGTACGCCCCCATCTCCGGCGTTCCCGCCTTCTTGGACGCCACGATTCAAGACGTCTTTGCGGGAACCGGCCTGGCCTCATCTGCTGTCGCGGTGTCGACGCCCGGCGGTACCGGCGCGGTCTACCAAGCGATGATGAACTTCTTGGCACCCGGTCAGAGTGCCCTGACCACCAGCTACTTCTGGGGACCGTACCAGGTGATCGCCGCCCATGCGGGACGGGGCGTCACCACGTTTAACATGTTCGACTCAAGTGGGCGCCTGGACCTCCAGGCGTTGCGGGCCGGAATAGAGACTCACGCGAAGGAACAGGGTCGAGTCTTTCTCATCCTGAACTTTCCGTGCCACAACCCGACTGGATACTCGCTCGACGCGGACGAGTGGACGGACGTCGCGTCGGCGGTCCGTGAGGTCGCGGCACAGGTGCCCACGGCCGTCATGCTGGACGCCGCATATCTGCGGTTCGCGGGTGAGGATGGATCGCCGTGGCTCGATGCGGTCCCCTCGATGCTCGACGGGGCAACGGTCATGGTCGCTTGGACCGCATCCAAATCGTTCGCCCAATACGGAGCCCGCATCGGTTCGCTCATAGCGCTTAATCATGAGGCGGACGAACGTGAGCGGCTCCAGAACGCCCTCGGGTACTCTTGCCGCGCTACCTGGTCCAACTGCAACCATCTCGGCCAACTCGCGATCGGCAAACTGCTGTCGGACCCCGACCTTAAGGTCGCCGCCGATGCAGAGCGCTCGACATTGCGTCGGATGCTGCAGGACCGTGTGGACGTCTTCAACGCCGAAGCCACCGGGCGCCTTCACGTGCCGCGGTACGATGGGGGCTTCTTTGTGTCCGTCTTTACTCCGGACGCTCAGGTCACCGCCGCCGCCATGCGTGAACTGGGCGTGTACATCATCCCGCTGGACGGCGCGGTTCGGGTGGCACTGTGCTCCACACCTGTGACGGCGGTGCCTCCGTTGGTCGAAGCGCTGGAAGCGGGTGTCGAGGCCGCTCAAGCGACGGACTGA
- a CDS encoding MBL fold metallo-hydrolase, whose translation MRTTTTLALTALLVTGACTSAGSDTSSDADQAQITELLRTADPYARGYTDDDFPRIQELAPNVYSYEQLRSAGDEKFTTVSLFVVTSEGVLVADGQGSVEETQRMVDRIGEITDQPITHVVVCSDHGDHTAGNSAFPATAEFIAHPTSAAILEASAKNPERAPDAAPVIVPTRMIANSESLTLGDKTVEVLFLGRAHTGGDLVVYLPAEKILFMSEAYLHRVFPAMRSAYPSEWVAMIERAQAMDVDVYVPGHGFVDSPEILTEELESYRIAVARVIQVSTSLHSQGLSLEDAQAQADFGDLAGWSLFSSQGPRAIQQVYAELNNELPEAN comes from the coding sequence ATGAGAACGACTACCACGCTGGCCTTGACCGCCCTACTGGTCACGGGCGCTTGCACGAGTGCGGGCTCTGATACCTCGAGCGATGCGGATCAGGCCCAAATCACGGAGCTCCTGCGTACAGCCGACCCTTACGCCCGCGGCTATACGGATGACGATTTTCCGCGTATCCAAGAGCTCGCTCCCAACGTCTACTCGTACGAACAACTCCGCTCGGCAGGCGACGAGAAGTTCACCACGGTGAGCCTGTTCGTCGTGACGAGCGAGGGCGTCTTGGTAGCGGATGGCCAAGGCAGCGTCGAGGAAACACAGCGCATGGTCGACCGCATCGGCGAGATCACTGACCAGCCGATCACCCACGTGGTCGTATGCTCGGATCACGGAGACCACACCGCCGGAAACTCGGCCTTCCCCGCAACCGCGGAGTTCATCGCACATCCTACGTCAGCGGCGATCCTTGAGGCTTCGGCGAAGAACCCCGAGCGCGCTCCGGACGCAGCACCTGTCATTGTCCCGACCCGAATGATCGCAAACAGCGAATCACTGACGCTGGGTGACAAGACGGTCGAAGTGCTCTTCTTGGGCCGAGCCCACACAGGGGGAGACCTCGTCGTCTATCTCCCTGCGGAGAAGATCCTGTTCATGAGCGAGGCGTACCTCCACCGGGTATTCCCAGCCATGCGGTCGGCGTACCCGTCGGAGTGGGTCGCGATGATTGAACGAGCCCAGGCCATGGATGTTGATGTCTACGTCCCCGGTCACGGTTTCGTGGACAGCCCGGAAATTTTGACAGAAGAACTCGAGTCCTACCGCATTGCGGTGGCCCGGGTCATCCAAGTTTCCACGAGCCTCCACAGCCAAGGGCTCAGCCTAGAGGACGCCCAGGCCCAAGCGGACTTCGGCGATCTCGCTGGGTGGTCGCTCTTCTCGAGTCAGGGGCCTCGCGCCATCCAACAGGTTTACGCAGAACTCAACAACGAACTCCCTGAAGCGAACTGA